The DNA sequence ACATGGTAATGGATATAGATGATAGAATTTATGAAATGCTTTCAGGACATCAGTTGAATGCCGCCAATATACATATTATCCTAGAAGAAATAGGGAGATTTATTAAGGGCTTTGGTTTTGATACAAAACCTTTAGAAAAATTAGTGCACCAAACAATGGATGAAGAAAGAATTAGGCGATGCAGGAAGGACTTTGGATTCGTAACCGTCTCCTTAACGGAGTTTAAGCCTTTAGAAATTTTCAAAGAAGAAGTTCCACTAGGTAAAATGGCAGATTATCTCATAGCATCCTCTTATCTTCCCATTTTCAAATCAAAAAAATTAGATGGGAAGAAGTTTTTAGATGGAAGCTTTTACAACAACCTACCAATAGATATGTTATATAATAGAGGCTACAAAAAAATTATTGCTGTCCGTCTGTTAAGCAGAGGTAGAATTAAAAAAATAGAGAAGGAAGACTTAGAGGTTATCTATATACAACCTACTCAGGATTTAGGTAATATTTTAGATTTTACCCAAAATCGATCCCATTATAATATGAAGTTGGGGTATTTCGATACCCTGAGGGTGTTTAAACAATTAATGGGTAAAAGGTATTATATCAAGGAAGGGATTAAAGAAGAAGAGGCACTAAAGCTATTAATGAACTTGGAGGAGGAAGCTATTAAATCGTTGGGGAAGCTATATGGTCTATCTCCCCATAAAGGTACTAATAGGTTGCTTCTTGAAGACATTGTGCCTAAATGGATAGGATTAATGGGATTAGAAGAGGATTGTAAATATAAGGATGTTATTGTGGGTCTAGTGGAGGCTATAGGAGATTATAACAAAGTAGATCCTTTTCATATTTATACTCTGCCTGAGCTATTAGGAAAGGGCTTTAATGCTTATGGACATAGGGATGAAATAGAGGAGGATAGAGGTAGAAGTGTGCTTTTTAAAAAAGAACTTTTATTAAAACTCAATAAAGACAAATTATTAGAGGAGACAATAAAAGTTGTTTTGAAATATCATCACAATCTTAAATTATAGGCAAGAAAAATTAAACAAAGCAAGTTCAAACCCATATTTTATCTTCTGGGCATTTCAAGTTTTAATTAAGTTCCATTATAACAAAAGGAGGGATGGAGGATGGATATTTTAAGTATATTTACTACACTTTTTACCATTACAACGATATTAGTTAGCATATTAATCATACTGGACAATCGTAATCCCTCTAGAACGGTGGCATGGCTTTTGGCTTTGATTTTCCTTCCAGTTGTGGGTATGTTTTTATATTTATATATAGGACAAAACCATAGGAAAAAGAAAACATTTATTAAAAAACGAAAGCAGGATTACAAGGTGGTTCATAGCTTGCTACAGCATCAGCTTATTTTCACAGGATATGGAGAATTTCTGAAAAAAAATTTTTTAGACACCCGTGGTAAGGTAGCACCCCTTTTAATAAACAACTCCGAGGCACCTATGACAATAAACAATGAAGCCACTGTACTAATTAATGGCTATGAAACCTTTAGAGAAATGCTAAAGGCAATTAACAAAGCAGAACATCACATTCACATGGAATATTTTATTATAAAGGACAGTGATATAGGAAGAAGGTTCCAGCGGGCTTTAATCAGAAAGGCTAAGGAGGGGATAGAGGTACGGGTGATTTATGATGCCGTCGGTTGCTGGAAGCTAAAGGAGGAATTTTTAAAGCCTCTTAGGGAGGCTGGGGTAAAATTAAAAATTTTTCTACCGGTTACGTTGCCTTTTTTTGGAAGTAGATTAAACTATAGGAATCATAGAAAAATCCTTGTGGTCGATGGAAGGGTTGGCTTTGTTGGAGGACTAAATATAGGGGATGAATATCTTGGAAAAAAGAAAAAAATGGGGTTTTGGAGGGATACTCATCTAAAGATCCGAGGGGAAGGGGTATATCTACTTCAGGTAATTTTTTTAAGGGACTGGTTTTTTGTGGAGGGAGAAGAATTGGAAAGTCCTATTTACTTTCCTAAGCAGGGGATTTGCGGTCAGCAGATGATACAAATTACCTCCAGTGGACCTGATTCCTATTGGAATTCTATCCATCAAGCCTATTTTGCAGCTATCGCCTCAGCTAATAAAAAAGTCTACATCACTACCCCTTACTTAGTTCCTGATGAAAGTATATTAATGGCACTAAAGACCGCTGCTATTCGAGGAATTGATGTAAGGATTTTGTTACCAGGAAGGCCTGATCATCGAACAGTTTTTTGGGCATCAAAATCCCATTTTGAGGAATTATTGGAGGCAGGTGTTAAAATTTATCAATATCAAAAAGGCTTTGTCCACAGCAAGATATTTATTGTTGATGATAACTTTGCATCCATTGGTACTGCCAACTTAGACATTCGTAGTCTTCAATTAAACTTTGAAGTTAATGCTTTTTTATATGACGAAGCTATTGTTAAAACACTAAAAACCTGCTTTTATCAAGATATTAACCACAGCAAGGAAATTATACTAGAGGAGTACAATAAAAGGCCCTTTAGTCATCGGGCCAAGGAATCAATTGCTAGATTATTTTCCCCAATACTGTAGGACAGTTGACTAGGTCAACTGCCTTAGATCAACCTAAAAAACCGCCAAAGGCGGTTTTTCTGTTACTCTACAGTAATTTCTTTATTGTTTTCCCATACACCATGGATGTTACAGTAACTAACAGCATAGATGGTACCAGATTTATTTAATTTAACCTTTGTTGCGCCGGCAGGCTCAGAGAAATTGCCACCTTCACCATGGGCAGTAAATTTAAACTCAGCTAATTCAACTGGGAATTTACCCCCATCTTGGAAAAAGAAGACTTTCACCCAAGAAATATAATGCTCTAAAGTATTAGGATGAGGGATTTCATCGCCAATAGACACTCTTAAATCAAAGGTTTCCCCGGCTTTTACTTTTTCTGGGGCATGGATAACAGGAACGTGTTTTTCACCCTTCCAATCTCCTGATTGTAAAAATTCACCAAAGCTTTTCATAAAATGATTCCTCCTTTTTTAAATAAACTCTTTCCTACACTATTTATAACCAAATTTCTAACAATGTAACAAAAAATTTATAAATACACTGTAAATATTTTGCCAAGGCCTCTGTTAAATAGCACTGTTGATTTTTAGGGGCATATATCTATAGAAAAGAGGCTGCTTATGTTAAATAAGCAGCCCCAACCTATAATCTATAAATTTTTTCAAGGAAGATTTAATATTTAAACAGATTGAATAAAGCTTTTGCCTACTACAATTTGGCGCTTTACTTCACTTCTGGCAGTGCCACCAAAGGTTTTTCTGCGATCTACCGCCAGCTGAGGACATAGTATATCATAAACATCATTTTCAAAGGCAGAACAGTAGATTTTCCATTCTTCCAAAGATAAATCCTCAAAGATCTTATTGTTTTTGATACAATATTGAACGATATTTCCTACAATTCCGTGGGTATCCCTAAAGGGAATACCCTTTAAGACTAGATATTCTGCTATATCTGTAGCTAATAAAAATCCTTTGTTTAAATGTTGACGGATGCTTTCTTCCTTTACTACGATGCCTTCAATAAGAGGTGTAAGAATGTCCAATATCATGTTGACGGTGTAAAGAGAATGAAAAACGGGGCGTTTGTCCTCCTGTAGATCTCTATTATAGGTGAGAGGAAGACCTTTTATATTTATCATTAAATCATAAAGACTACTTAAAACACCACTGGTTTTACCCCTTGTTAACTCTAAGGCATCAGGGTTTTTCTTGTTAGGCATCATACTTGAACCAGTACAAAAATCATCAGGAAGCTCAATAAAATCAAACTCAGAGGTGCTCCATAAAATTAAGTCCTCACTCAATCCACTTGTATGCAGAGCAAAGGTAGAGGCAGCAAATAAAAATTCCAGCAAATAATCCCTGTCTGACACAGTATCTAAGCTGTTTTCACTAGTAACAGCAAACTCCAACTCCTTCCTAGTGAACTCCCTATCCAAAGGCAGGGTGGAACCTGCTAAGGCGCCAGCACCTAAAGGATTTACATCTGTAGTTTCATAAGCATTGTTAAACCGTTTTAAGTCTCTGGCAAATTTCCAGAAATAAGCCATCCAATAATGACCTAAGGAAATAGGCTGGGCGTGCTGTAGATGGGTAAACCCAGGAACAACAATATCTATATCCTTTTCAGCTCTATGTAGTAAGATTTTTAAAAGAGATAGAACTTTATCCTCTAAATCCTTTAGAGCTTTTTTCATATGCAATCGATAATCTGTAGCCACCTGATCATTTCTAGACCGACCAGTATGGATTTTTGCCCCCAAAGGTCCCAGCTTCTCAATTAATCTTGCTTCTAAATTCATGTGAACATCTTCTAGAGCAATCTTAGGGTGAAAGATACCCTTTTCTATCTCTATCTCTATTTCCTCCAAGGCATTTAAAATATTATCTAACTCTATATTAGACAGAATACCGATATGATGCAGCATTTTTCCGTGGGCCCTGCTGCCCTGTAAATCTTCTTTATATAAATTCCAATCAACATCTAGAGACTGGCTATAGTTTTGCATAATTTCTGCTGGTGATCCAGCAAATCGACCGCTCCATAGAGCTTTATCCTTCATAAAATTGACCTCCTAATATATAGTATATTTATACTATATATTACATAAATATAAAAGTCAAGATAGTAGGATTTAGCCATAGTTTTTTTAAAGGGGTTATGCTACAATATTAAAAAGTAAGTTAAAGAAAACTTATATTGGGGAGAGATTTAAGATGGATTTAAGTCAGTTATTTGATATACAAACACAGCTGGATAGAACAATCATGGAGAACCACGGCCTATATGACAAAGATTTAGTGCCAGCTAAAGTCCTAGCATTACAAGTAGAGTTAGGAGAATTAGCCAATGAAACCCGATGCTTTAAATTTTGGAGTAAGAAGTCAGCTTCTCTAAAGTCAGTAATCCTAGAAGAATATGTAGATTGTTTACATTTCCTGTTAAGCATTGGTTTGGACTGCGGATTTCATGTGAAAAGGTTTGAAACAAATCCTAACAATTTAGATTTAATTCAGGAATTTCAAGAGGTATACAAAAAAAGCTGTGACTTTCTTGGATGTTTAAATCAAGAAAAATACGTAAAATTATTCGAAGAATTTTTAACTTTAGGAGAAAAATTAAATTTCACTTGGGAAGAGGTAGAAAAAGCTTATTTCATGAAAAATGAAATTAATCATCAAAGACAGGCAGAAGGGTATTAAACTATTTACACTCTCCATAAAACACTTTGTGTAGCCACTAGCCAAGATATAAAAAAGCTTCTAGGAATCTTCAAGGGTTATTTAAGATAGTAGCTTTATATAAAAGCAAACAATTATAATAAAGTCCATCAGTTTTTTAGATAAAAAGGGATAGAGTTAAGTAAAATTTAATCTCCATCCCTTTTTAGATTAATCTTCTATTTTATACTCGAAGGGATAAACCTCTTCAGGGTTTTTGTTTAACTTGTTTGCAAAGCCCTGAACATCAATTTCTTCTATTACATTATTACCCTTATGAATTTTGACATTCCATATATCCTTACCATTTTCCACTAAGAACTCAGCAGGATATTGACTACCATCAGCTAATGTTATTTTACCATGTTTCCAAGGCATGTACATCAACTCCTTTCTAGATTATTCTTTACTACAGATCTAATCAATATGCCTTCTATTTATAGGAAAGATTTTGACGGATAAAAGATTGATTCTTTTCTTGGACACTGCTAAAATAGTATAAACAATAGAGATTTTATGGAAGGCTCTATAAATAGAAATGGAGGAATTTTTTTGACTTTATTAAGGCAGGTAGCTATTATTTTAGGAATTTGTTTAGCAGGTGAATTATTAAATAATTTACTGAATATACCTATACCTGGAAACGTATTGGGGATGATTTTACTTTTACTATTGCTTGTAACAGGGGTTATTAAGCTGGAGATGATTGATAAAATAACAAAATTTTTATTAGAGCACTTAGCTTTCTTTTTTGTACCAGCTGGTATAGGCTTGCTTAGCAATTTAGAACTTATAAAAGATCAGTGGTTTGCTATCATTGTAACCATTACTATTTCCACCGTTCTTGTTATGGTGGTAACCGGCTTAACGGTGCAATTTTTAATGAGGAGATGGTCAGCGTAATGGAATATTTGAACACACCCTACTTTGGCATTGTTTTATCCATTATCCTTTTTGAATTAGGATTGATTATTTATAAAAAAACCAAGATTTCCTTTTTAAATCCCCTCTTAATTGCGATACTGGGGGGTATTACATTTTTGGTGGTTTTTAATATTGATGTGGAATATTACAATAAAGGTGGCAGTCTAATTTTATTTTTCTTGGGACCAGCAACGGTTATTTTAGCTGTTCCCCTATATAAAAACTTAACTCTTTTAAAGGCCTATTTATTGCCTATTTTAGTGGGGGTTACAGTAGGCTGTATTACAGCTATTACCAGTGTTATTGTCTTGACAAGGGTTTTTGATATTAATAGGGCTATAGCTGTCTCCTTAGTGCCTAAATCTGTTACAACACCTATAGGGATTGAGGTGTCCACAGCATTAGGAGGGATTCCTGGCATTACAGTGGGCTCCATTGTAGTAGCAGGAATCTTTGGTGCTGTTATAGCTCCCATCCTATGTCGAATTTTTAGAATCAAAAACCCTGTCGCTGTGGGAATAGCTATTGGTACAGCTTCTCATGCAGCTGGAACCACTAGAGCTATTGAAATGGGAGAAACAGAGGGAGCCATGAGTGGCTTGGCCATAGGGATAGCTGGATTGATCACTGTATTAATGGTACCAGTTATTATGATGATGCTATAGAAAAGCCCCCCTTTAGGAGGCTTTTCTATAGGGTTTCTATTCTACACCTGCAGTTGTTATAAATCGCTTGAACACCTATATCAGATATACCTTGGGGGGTGAGGTTATTGACCCCTTGATTCTTTAACCACCAACCCTCATAGGAAACAAGGATAGCATCTCCTACACCTTCATCTATTTTTACCTTTGATTTTAACATGCCATTGGCAGATACCAGCATAACTGGCTGGTCCTCCTGTAATTCATAGGTTTTTAATGTTTTAGCATTGCAAAAGATCTCCGGCAATCTTCCTTCTTCCACATCGATAAAATGCTGGGAATGGAGGGAAGTCTTAGGATGGAGGGTTAAGAACTGCAGAGGATATTCATCTGCTTCCTTGAAGGAGAGATCTATTAACATATCTTCCCCTCTAATAAACTCAAACTTTCCAGAATTTGTAGTAAATTTTTTGTTGCTCCAAGGAATATCGCTGTCCTCAAGTTTTATCCTTCTACCCTTAGTTTCATCAATACTGCAGTCCAGTTTTTCTAGTAAAGGTCTTAAACCTCTTGCTAAATATGTCTTTGGACTGTTATATTCACTAATAAAATCCCTCATATCCATAATTTTTGCTAATTGATGAAAGATTTCAAACTCATGGATTATTCCTTCAGGAGCCTCTAGAGCTTTTTCTGTAAAGGTGAAGTAGCTATGCCACATGGAGGAAAACATAAAGTCCTCCTCCTCATAAATGCCGGTGCAGGGCAATACATAGTCGGCTAAAGCTGCTGTATCCGTCATAAAATGGTCAATGACCACCTTGAAGGGTATAGAAGAAAAGGCCCTTATAGCTTTTTGTGTATCGGGGAGCTGAAGGACAGCATTACTTTTGGTAACAAAAATTCCTTTAATTTTGTCCTTTTTATCCTCTAGGACATATTGAGAGAACAAGGGGCGTTTAAAGGTAGTAGAAACTTTTTTGCTGTCAGTATTGGCTAGATAACTCCAATCTAAAAACTTCGTAATATATTGATTAGCATAGTTTACTCCACCTCCAGCAACACCAATGTTCCCTGTGAGGGCCCCTAAGGCATCAATAAAACGAATGTTTTTTCCACCATTTCTATAACGCTGTAACCCATAGCCTAGGATAATCGTGGAGGGCTTATTATCAGCATAAAGATTTGTCAATTCACAGATCAACTCTTCTGTAAGCCCTGTGGCTTTAATAAGCTCCTTCAATTGTTGTCTATCTAAAAACTCCTTAAACTCCTTAAATCCCTTACAATGTTGTTCAACAAAGTTTACATCATATTTCTTTTTATCTAAAATCATTTTGGCCATAGCCATAGCTAAGTAACCATCATGCTCAGGTTTAACCTGGTAATAATAATCAGCAAAGGCAGCAGTAGCTGTTCTTACTGGATCAATGACGACTATCCTACTACCTCTTTTTTGAGCCTTCTTTAAAATAGGGATAAGATGAGCATTGGTGAAGGCAGGATTTCTCCCCCATATAACAATGGTTTTAGCATGGAGATGGTCTAGGGGATTATGGCCTAAAACCTCTCCAAAGTCTAATTTTTGAGCTTCAATACCAGCTCCCCAGCATAGACTTCCCTCTGGGGTGGTGGCACCGCCATAGGCATTGAAAAAGGCAGTGTCAATATTCTTGAGAAGACCCCCATGACCAGACTCGGTGTAGTGGATAACAGCATCAGAACCCTGCTTTTCTCTAATTTCTAGAAGTTTATGGCCAATCTCCTCTAGGGCCTTCTCCCAACTAATTTTTACCCATTCACCCTTAACCTTTTTCATAGGAGAAGTCAGTCTTTTAGGATGCTGGATTCTTTCCATGAGACTGTGACCCTTTTTACAAAGAAACCCCTGCGTTATAGGATCATCTACATCGCCCTTAACAGCCACAATCTTGTTTTCATCTATTTCTACAGCAATGGAACAGACATCAAAGCAATCCAATGGACATGCAGTTTTTATGACTTTCATAGTATCTCAATCCTCTCTACAAAAACTATATAAAACTATTATATAGTTTCAACCAGAAGATTAAAAGAGAAATACCATGATAAGAAAATAACGACAAACATCAAAAAATAGTATAGAAAATGTTACACAAATCCAGCAGGAATTATAGTAAGAAAATTGAATTATTAACTACATGATTCTAAAACGGGAGGGAAAGCAATGAAGACAAAGGATTATATAGAACGCTCCCATCAAAGGTCTATTGGCTTTGGGGTAGATCATAACCGTATTTATAGCACTAAGATTTTGCAGGGGGATAATCTGCAAAAGAGATTAGAAACCAATAGTGATCTTATCGTAACAACAGAACCCTTTATGAATCAATTATACAATTTTGTAAAAGGCTCCTGTTTTTTTGCTATTTTGACAGATGAAGAAGGCTGTATTTTAAATGTTATTGGAGATGAGGATGTACTGGAGGTAGCTTTTAATCTAGAGATGGTGCCTGGAGCCTATATGAACGAAGAACATATTGGTACCAATGCTATGGGAACTGCCTTAGCAGAAGGGATACCTGTGCAGGTTTCTGGGGAAGAGCATTTTATCAAAGCCTATCATCGATGGACCTGCTCTGCTGCCCCCATTAGAAGTCCCCAGGGTAAAATTATAGGAACTTTAAACCTCACAGGCTACAGCCATCTTGTTCATTCCCACACCTTAGGTATGGTGGTGGCTGCTGTTCATGCCATAGAGCATATGCTAAGAATTCACAGAACCAATAACAAGCTGGCCATAGCAAAGCAATACATTGAAACCATCATTGATTCCATTACTATAGGAATATTTACTATAGGCCCTAGGGGTTATATGAAAACCATTAATAGAACAGCAAGGGAAATGCTGGGGTATACTCCACAGGAGATTGTAGGGTTAAGGGTAGAAGATTTGATAGAGGGTTGGAAGGGTATAGAGGATAGCGTTGCAAGGCATATTACCTACCTTGAGGAGGAAGCCTTTATTAAGGGAAAGAAGGGGAAATTTCATTGCACTTTGAGTGCCTATCCTATACTGGATAATACTGATACTACACAAGGAATCGTCTGTGCAATAAAAGAGATAAAAAAAGCTAGAAAACTGGCTAATAAAATGATGGGGAAACAGGCCTTCTATACCTTTGATAGAATTATTGGCAGGAGTGAAAGATTTTTACAGATAGTAGAGTATGGAAAAAAGATAGCTGATAGCCCATCAACTGTACTGATTACAGGGGAAAGCGGTACGGGTAAGGAGGTTTTTGCCCAGTCTATCCATAATGCCAGTGGTCGCAGGGAAGAGGCCTTTGTTGCCATCAATTGTGGTGCTCTCCCAAGAAACCTTATAGAATCCGAGCTTTTTGGCTATGAGGGAGGAGCCTTCACTGGAGCTAAACAGGGTGGGCATCCAGGAAAATTTGAGTTGGCAGATGGGGGAACCTTATTTTTAGATGAAATTGGAGAAATGCCTTTAGATATGCAAACCAATTTGTTAAGGGTATTAGAGGAAGGTAAAATTTTTCGCGTAGGAGGAAACAAGGAAATAGAAGTAGACGTTAGAATCATAGCCGCCACCAACAAGGATTTGAGACAGGAGGTTGAAAAGGGGAATTTTAGAAGAGATTTATATTATAGATTAAATGTATTACCTTTAAAATTATTGGCTTTGAGGGAGAGAAAGGAAGATATTCCTTTGCTAATAGACTTTTTTCTCACAACCAAGTCTTTAAAGCTGGGAAAAAATCCTGTAAATTTATCTAAAGAAATGATCCAAAACATGATTAATCTTCCTTGGCATGGTAACATTCGAGAGCTAGAAAATATGATAGAACAAATTATCAATGCTGAAGGTAATCATCTATGGCAATCGGGGGATGCTGGAAAGGGTATAGAAAGAGTAGGTTTTGATATGGAGGAAGATAGTTTAGAAGAAGTGGAAAAAAAACATATAGAAAAAATTGTTAAGAAGACGGAGGGAAATATAAGTCTAGCGGCGGAAATTTTAGGAATAGGCAGAAATACATTGTACAGAAAAATGAAAAAATACAACACAGAGTGTATTAAATTGGAACATTGTTCTAAAAAAGAACAGCAAACAAAGGGGAAAATGTTCTAAAAAAGAACACTTAATAAAGAAGTGGAAATTGTTTTTCTACAATAAAGAAAGAAAGCTTTATTTTTCAATATAGCTATTAATAAAAATTTCCAATAATAATTGGTACAATAATTGCATTATATATAGAATTAAGGGAAATTAAGAAGAATTTAAAAACTGCCAATTATTAAGGGGAGGTAATTCTATGAACAAATTTATTAGAGTAGATATGACAACAATGAAGGTTACTACTGAAGAAGTTCCGGCAAAATATGCAGGATTAGGAGGCCGAGCACTGACTTCCAACTTTATTAACGATGAAGTGAAGCCTACTTGCCATGCTCTAGGGAAAAACAATAAACTTATTTTTGCTCCGGGTTTACTTAGTGGTACTACTGCTCCTAACTCTGGACGTCTTTCTGTTGGTGGGAAAAGCCCGCTTACAGGTACCATCAAAGAAAGTAATACTGGCGGTTCCTTCTCACAAAAGATGGCTAAAATGGGCATCAAAGCCTTAGTTGTTGAAGGGATGCCTTCTGATGACAAATACTACGTTATTAAAATTGACATAAAGGGTGTTACAATCGATGAAGCTCCAGCTGAAATCCTTGGGGGATGTGGTAACTATAGGGCCATTGAAGTATTAAGTGAAAAATATGGAGAAAAAGTTGGTATTGGTTTAGCGGGTCCTGCAGGAGAGCATCGTTTACCTTCTGCTAATATTTCCTTTAAAGACCCTGAAGGCAACATTCGTAGTGCTGGTCGTGGTGGGTTAGGTGCAGTTATGGGTTCTAAAAGGGTAAAGGCTATTGTTATTGACGATACCGGTGCTGGAGCAGTGGCTGTGGCAGATCCAGAGAAATTTAGAGCAGCGGCAAAGGTATTTGCTAAAGCCATCTTAGATCATCCAGTTTCTGGTCAAGGTTTAGCTGCCTATGGTACTGACGTATTGATCAATATCTTGAACGAGGCCGGTGGTTTACCAGCCTATAACTTTACAGCTGGCCGGATTGATCATAACGATAATATCTGTGGTGAAACATTAAACGCCGTCATTACAGAGCGTGGTGGAGAGGGTAAGGTTTCCCATGGTTGTCATGCTGGATGTATCATGAGATGTTCTCAATGGTATCCAGATAAGCAGGGTAAATATATTACCAGTGGTTTTGAATATGAAACGATTTGGGGTCTTGGTGCCGATGCTGGCATTAAGGATTTAGATGAAATTGCCTATATAGACCGTGAAATGGACGACATAGGTGTCGATAGTATAGAGACTGCCGTTGCTGTAGCTACTGCTATGGAGGGTGGATTATTGCCTTGGGGTGACGGTAAAGCCGTATTAGAAGCGGTTAAAGAAATCCGGACAGCTACCCCCCTAGGAAGAATTCTAGGTAGTGGCACCTCTGTTGTAGGTAAGGTTTGTGGATTATATAGAACTCCTGTAGTGAAAGATCAAGGTATCCCTGCTTATGATCCCCGTCCAGTTAAGGGTATTGGTTTAACCTATGCTACAAGTACAATGGGTGCCGATCACACTGCAGGTTACTGTATCTCTGGTAATATCTTAAAGGTAGGTGCTGACATAGATCCACTTAAGAAGGATGGTCAAATTGAATATTCCCGTGCTATGCAAATTGGAACCGCTGCTGTTGACAGTACAGGTATGTGTCTGTTTGTATACTTTGGTATCGCTGATAACCCTGGTGGATATCAAGCTCTAATTGATATGATCAATGCTCAATATGGTATATCCTTAACAGCTGAAGATGTAGATAAACTTGGGGAGTCTGTTCTAAAGGTTGAACGTGCCTTTAATAAAGCAGCTGGGTTTACCAATGCCCATGATCGTCTGCCTGAATTCTTCGAGTATGAGCCATGTCCTCCCCATAATGTTGTTTGGGACTTTACTCCTGAAGAAATTGATGAAGTCTATGCTTTTGAAAAGGAAGAAGCTCTAAATAGCTAACAATGAAATCCTCTATATCTAGCCCCGTGGCTATATGGAACTGTAATCTTTTGTTTTAAATAAAAAGCCGGACCTAGGTCCGGCTTAAAACTTTTTCATTGAGGGAAAGTATTTGGAGGAGGGATAAATTTTAATGTCAGTAGAAAATAAAAAAACCATTGAAGTTAGAGGATTTCTTGATTTATATGGGAGGTTTCGAAAAAAAAATGGTTCAATCCCTATCATTATGGAACTTGAGAAACCAATTACAGGTGCTGAGTTAGCTAAAAAATTAGAGGTCTCTTGGGAGGAGATTGAAGTAATTTTTGTAAATGGCTTCGTCCAGGATTTAGACCATATCATTTATCCAGGGGATCGGGTGGCTTTTTTACCA is a window from the Natronincola ferrireducens genome containing:
- a CDS encoding molybdopterin-dependent oxidoreductase, with translation MKVIKTACPLDCFDVCSIAVEIDENKIVAVKGDVDDPITQGFLCKKGHSLMERIQHPKRLTSPMKKVKGEWVKISWEKALEEIGHKLLEIREKQGSDAVIHYTESGHGGLLKNIDTAFFNAYGGATTPEGSLCWGAGIEAQKLDFGEVLGHNPLDHLHAKTIVIWGRNPAFTNAHLIPILKKAQKRGSRIVVIDPVRTATAAFADYYYQVKPEHDGYLAMAMAKMILDKKKYDVNFVEQHCKGFKEFKEFLDRQQLKELIKATGLTEELICELTNLYADNKPSTIILGYGLQRYRNGGKNIRFIDALGALTGNIGVAGGGVNYANQYITKFLDWSYLANTDSKKVSTTFKRPLFSQYVLEDKKDKIKGIFVTKSNAVLQLPDTQKAIRAFSSIPFKVVIDHFMTDTAALADYVLPCTGIYEEEDFMFSSMWHSYFTFTEKALEAPEGIIHEFEIFHQLAKIMDMRDFISEYNSPKTYLARGLRPLLEKLDCSIDETKGRRIKLEDSDIPWSNKKFTTNSGKFEFIRGEDMLIDLSFKEADEYPLQFLTLHPKTSLHSQHFIDVEEGRLPEIFCNAKTLKTYELQEDQPVMLVSANGMLKSKVKIDEGVGDAILVSYEGWWLKNQGVNNLTPQGISDIGVQAIYNNCRCRIETL
- a CDS encoding sigma-54-dependent Fis family transcriptional regulator, coding for MKTKDYIERSHQRSIGFGVDHNRIYSTKILQGDNLQKRLETNSDLIVTTEPFMNQLYNFVKGSCFFAILTDEEGCILNVIGDEDVLEVAFNLEMVPGAYMNEEHIGTNAMGTALAEGIPVQVSGEEHFIKAYHRWTCSAAPIRSPQGKIIGTLNLTGYSHLVHSHTLGMVVAAVHAIEHMLRIHRTNNKLAIAKQYIETIIDSITIGIFTIGPRGYMKTINRTAREMLGYTPQEIVGLRVEDLIEGWKGIEDSVARHITYLEEEAFIKGKKGKFHCTLSAYPILDNTDTTQGIVCAIKEIKKARKLANKMMGKQAFYTFDRIIGRSERFLQIVEYGKKIADSPSTVLITGESGTGKEVFAQSIHNASGRREEAFVAINCGALPRNLIESELFGYEGGAFTGAKQGGHPGKFELADGGTLFLDEIGEMPLDMQTNLLRVLEEGKIFRVGGNKEIEVDVRIIAATNKDLRQEVEKGNFRRDLYYRLNVLPLKLLALRERKEDIPLLIDFFLTTKSLKLGKNPVNLSKEMIQNMINLPWHGNIRELENMIEQIINAEGNHLWQSGDAGKGIERVGFDMEEDSLEEVEKKHIEKIVKKTEGNISLAAEILGIGRNTLYRKMKKYNTECIKLEHCSKKEQQTKGKMF
- a CDS encoding aldehyde ferredoxin oxidoreductase C-terminal domain-containing protein, with product MNKFIRVDMTTMKVTTEEVPAKYAGLGGRALTSNFINDEVKPTCHALGKNNKLIFAPGLLSGTTAPNSGRLSVGGKSPLTGTIKESNTGGSFSQKMAKMGIKALVVEGMPSDDKYYVIKIDIKGVTIDEAPAEILGGCGNYRAIEVLSEKYGEKVGIGLAGPAGEHRLPSANISFKDPEGNIRSAGRGGLGAVMGSKRVKAIVIDDTGAGAVAVADPEKFRAAAKVFAKAILDHPVSGQGLAAYGTDVLINILNEAGGLPAYNFTAGRIDHNDNICGETLNAVITERGGEGKVSHGCHAGCIMRCSQWYPDKQGKYITSGFEYETIWGLGADAGIKDLDEIAYIDREMDDIGVDSIETAVAVATAMEGGLLPWGDGKAVLEAVKEIRTATPLGRILGSGTSVVGKVCGLYRTPVVKDQGIPAYDPRPVKGIGLTYATSTMGADHTAGYCISGNILKVGADIDPLKKDGQIEYSRAMQIGTAAVDSTGMCLFVYFGIADNPGGYQALIDMINAQYGISLTAEDVDKLGESVLKVERAFNKAAGFTNAHDRLPEFFEYEPCPPHNVVWDFTPEEIDEVYAFEKEEALNS
- a CDS encoding MoaD/ThiS family protein — translated: MSVENKKTIEVRGFLDLYGRFRKKNGSIPIIMELEKPITGAELAKKLEVSWEEIEVIFVNGFVQDLDHIIYPGDRVAFLPPGCPGPYRIALGFYGKNKNNEANFKLTKK